GACCAGTATCGCTGGGGGCACATATCCCGGCAGGAATACCTCAACGAGTACAGGGACACGGAGAACACGCTCCGGCAACTCGTGCCAGCTGCAAACAGGCACGACGAGCTTGAGCAATTGGCTCACTTTCTGTCGAGTGTTGCCGAAGCGTGGAAGCAGGCTAACCAAGAACAGAGGAACAGACTGATCAGGGTGCTCTTCGAGGAAGTGAAGCTAGATAGTGGCGGTAGGGTGGTCGCCGTCAAGCCAAGAGCAGAACTGGAGCCATTCTTCAGACTGAGCTACGAGTGGCACGCCATAGATATTGCTGGCGACCCCGGGGGGATTCGAACCCCCGATCTCCACCGTGACAGGGTGGCATGTTAGACCGCTACACTACGGGGCCATTCAAGTGCGGAAGGATATATTAAAAGCACGAAACAGAAATTCTACCTAGCAAAAGTGTATCAGGACGGTATATTGCTGTCAACCCAAAACCACCGAACCCCGATACTTGTATTCTCACCATCCCGTATAGTATAGTATAATGTTGTCCATAATCAAGACTGATGGTGTAGATAGTGGTCACTGAGAACATCCAGAATATAGAAGAAGAGCAGCTGTGCGATTACGAGTTGGTTGTTATTGTCAGCCCGACGGTAGAGGAAGAGGGCTTTGAAGCCGCGATAGAGAGTGTCAACAGGTTTGTCACCGGCAGGGGAGGTGTGGTTTCGGACGTCGAGCGCTGGGGCAAACGCAGGTTAGCTTACCCGATAAAGCACCACGGGGAAGGCAGCTACGTGCTGAGCCGATTCCGGATGAAGCCGGAAGATAACCGGGAACTGGAGTCGAACCTGAGGATTTCCGAGGACGTTATCCGTCATCTGCTGATAAAGCTAAGTTGAGATGAGGTGGATGCCTGCCGTCCGGGGTACCGGGGAAGGCAGAAGGAGTTCGGGACAATGGTAAGCGTAAACAGGATGACAGTCATTGGCAACCTCGGCAGTGACCCGGAAATGCGCTTCACTCCCAATGGCAGGCCGGTAACATCGTTCAGCGTTGCCACCAACTGGAGGTACACCACCGCAGAGGGGGAGCGCAAAGAGGAAACGGAGTGGTTCAACGTGGTCTGCTGGAGCAAGTTGGCCGAACAGTGCAACCAGTTCCTGACCAAAGGCCGGCTGGTCTATATCGAGGGTAGACTGAGGTTAAAGACCTGGGAAGGCCAGGACGGGCAGACAAGGTCTCGCAATGAAATCGTAGCAGACAGAGTTAAGTTCCTTGACCGGCAAGGACAGGCAA
This window of the Dehalococcoidales bacterium genome carries:
- the rpsF gene encoding 30S ribosomal protein S6, encoding MVTENIQNIEEEQLCDYELVVIVSPTVEEEGFEAAIESVNRFVTGRGGVVSDVERWGKRRLAYPIKHHGEGSYVLSRFRMKPEDNRELESNLRISEDVIRHLLIKLS
- the ssb gene encoding single-stranded DNA-binding protein; the encoded protein is MVSVNRMTVIGNLGSDPEMRFTPNGRPVTSFSVATNWRYTTAEGERKEETEWFNVVCWSKLAEQCNQFLTKGRLVYIEGRLRLKTWEGQDGQTRSRNEIVADRVKFLDRQGQATAPDAKVGESDTGEFSPDDIPF